TTAATGCTTTTGAGTGCACGGGGGGAGGGAAGGAGGGGGGAGTGTGGTGTCTGAGCCGTCGCCTCACCTCTAGCGATGAGCCGGGCTTCTTTTTTAGCTCCTCGCATTTCCGAAACTTGCAGATCTGGTGGCCCGTCTTACGGTTCCGACAACTGCTGCACACTCCACAGTTGATTAGCCTCCTGCAGGGCGCACACACCCCACaccttttccttttctttttcgCCGGGTTTCCGCTGGATGCAGAGGAATTATTCTGTGGGCAGTCTGCCAGATTGGCAATTTGAAACGCACTGTCTGTAACGGCTGCCGAGGCTGTGGGGGAGTGAAGGGCTGTCATGACGATGACCCCAGGAGGTAATGAGATGCCCCCTAAAGCCGGAATAGCGGAAAAAGTTCCAACACGTTCCGGGAGATTCATTATCTCTGCTTCGGCAGCACCACATTTCAGCTTGTTCATGCATTCTCCCGCTAAAGGTCTGCAGTGTTCAGGGGATAAGCTAGAGAGGAAATTATTATTTGCCATTTGCAGCGTCTCTGGCAGCACGCCAGGTTTCCCTGGCCTTGGGGAGTCGTTTCTATGCATGCCGGTCCTATTAGGGTTTATTGCCGTTGATTTCCTTCCCCAGAGCATGCCGTTATCGCAGTTCCAAGGGGACATGCCAATTCTGGCGCTGGGAAAAATTGGTGTTGTTATGCGGGTGATCTTAGCAGTCTGTGGAAATGCCCCATTGGTTTTGTAAAAGTTCGCGAAAGACCTGTACCTTTCCATTTCGGCATTGTAATCCAACAGCTGGCTTAATCCACCATCCTGAAGATCCTTTTGCAAGAGTGACAAGTCTGTGCTCTGTCCGCTCTCAATGCAAAGTGCATTGTTAATATTAGACATGACTGTTGCTAAGATGCCGAGAGGTCACGATAAATATTTCAGGAGTGAAAGTTGGTTTTTGGCAAGGTGAAGCTGGTTAGACACAACACGTTACCATCCTGGTTTATTTTCTTCACTAAAACAAGAGAACAACAATTACACAACAAAGTGACAAGCATTCCCTGCACATCTTCTGACAAATTACTCAATAATAGTAAAACAAAATTGCTCTTTTTTCACAATTTTTGAGGAGTTGTCATTCTCATCTATAAAACATGCCCTGAAAACATATAAGAAATGTTTGATTTATGCGTATGTAATGTTAATATAAACCTAGCCTTCATAAAATCACACTTGGTAGCCTGTTGCATGGTCCAACATCTAAATGAACAGGCTGTATTCTGGTCAAAACATACTATTATTAGGAAAAAATTAACCTaactaaagtcatttttacaCATCACATAGAAAAAGCATAGCAATAGCTTAATGTGACAATTATATAGTATATTTTATAAACTCCTGTATTTTTGAAGAATGGCATTCTGCAACGGTAACACAACAGTACAGAATgttaatatactcagaagataattcaacattgtCTCGAAACCATTCAATGACACAAAGATGCTCTGACGTCCTCCAGCTGAGCCTCAAACCTTGACaactgtagtgtgtgtgtgtgtgtgtgtgtgtgtgtgtgtgtgcgtgtgtgcgtgcgtgcgtgcgtgcgtgcgtgcgtgcgtgcgtgtgtgtgtgtgtgtgtgtgtgtgtgggagatcCATTTCCGATCTCCCAGTCTGACTGGATTTTGTTGCCAC
This sequence is a window from Triplophysa rosa linkage group LG4, Trosa_1v2, whole genome shotgun sequence. Protein-coding genes within it:
- the cxxc4 gene encoding CXXC-type zinc finger protein 4 isoform X3 → MSNINNALCIESGQSTDLSLLQKDLQDGGLSQLLDYNAEMERYRSFANFYKTNGAFPQTAKITRITTPIFPSARIGMSPWNCDNGMLWGRKSTAINPNRTGMHRNDSPRPGKPGVLPETLQMANNNFLSSLSPEHCRPLAGECMNKLKCGAAEAEIMNLPERVGTFSAIPALGGISLPPGVIVMTALHSPTASAAVTDSAFQIANLADCPQNNSSASSGNPAKKKRKRCGVCAPCRRLINCGVCSSCRNRKTGHQICKFRKCEELKKKPGSSLERTPVNNGEAFRWFF
- the cxxc4 gene encoding CXXC-type zinc finger protein 4 isoform X2; the protein is MSNINNALCIESGQSTDLSLLQKDLQDGGLSQLLDYNAEMERYRSFANFYKTNGAFPQTAKITRITTPIFPSARIGMSPWNCDNGMLWGRKSTAINPNRTGMHRNDSPRPGKPGVLPETLQMANNNFLSSLSPEHCRPLAGECMNKLKCGAAEAEIMNLPERVGTFSAIPALGGISLPPGVIVMTALHSPTASAAVTDSAFQIANLADCPQNNSSASSGNPAKKKRKRCGVCAPCRRLINCGVCSSCRNRKTGHQICKFRKCEELKKKPGSSLEMRKRSHFSRNWRLWRSRSRIY